The genomic interval GAGCCAGATCGTCATCAACATATTCATAGTCCCAGTACCACTGCTGACCAGTTGCCTTGATGGTCAACTCAGGCGCGGGCACTTCGAGCTCGCCGAACGAGAAGATGTTCGAGCCAAGATACTTGCGCTCGCCATCAGGCGTTGTCAGCTGATCGCTCAGAACGCCAAACGACGGAATGGCGATAATGATCAGCATGACGATTGGCAGAACCGTCCAGACAATTTCAACCATCGTATTGTGGGTGAAACCAGCAGGAACAGGGTTCCGCTTCGCATTGTAGCGATAAACGATCCACATCAGCAGAACGAGAACCAGAACCACGATAAACGTGATGGTCCACATCAGAATACCATCATGGAACGCCACAATGGAGTCCATGATCGGCGTTACCGATGGTTGCAAATGATATTGGCCAGCAACGGGATGACCGGGGGAAGCCCCGCCAAATTCGTCCTGCGCCGAAGCCAGAGCAGGAGCCAGCGCCATTGCGGCCGCCGAAATCGCCCCCATCTTTCTCAAGAACTGCCCGGTCACACAAACCCCCTGTAGTCATCAATTGGTGCATCCACACCGGGATTGAGGGGCAAAAACAGCGGCATAGCGAACGCCGCCCCGACTCAACCTCGGAGCGCAAAACTCATCTGCGACCTAAATCACATCACACTCGCCAAGTCCATTGCGGCAAAGCTGTGTGCTACTGCGTCATATTGTGCCCGCCAACGGCGCCACCCGCCTCACCCTCGCCGCAGTTTTGCCGCCATATCCCCAGCAAATCCGGGCCTTGGTTGACTTGAACAGCGGCCTGTCGGAAACAAGAAACGGCTCGCGTTGCCGCGCGATTCGATCAGGAGAATTGATAGAGTGATGTCGATTGTGAAGCGCAGCGTGGCTGGTCTCGGTCTTGCTTTCATCGCTGCGGCGGCTGTTAGCGCCCCCAGCTTCGGCCAAGGCGTCGTTCGCGCGCAGTATGGCGACTGGCAGATGAGCTGCGATACCCCGCCCGGCGCAAGCGCTGAGCAATGCGCCATCATTCAGAACGTGATGGCCGAAGATCAGCCCAATGTGGGCCTCTCTGTTATTGTGTTGCGCACGGCCGACCGCGAAGCGCGCCTGCTGCGCGTGCTGGCGCCGCTCGGCGTGCTGCTGCCAAACGGGCTTGGCCTTAACGTCGACGGCAAGGATATGGGCCGCGTGGCCTTCGTCCGCTGCCTGCCAAACGGCTGCGTGGCAGAGGTTGTGCTGGACGATAGCCTGATCGAAACGCTGTCGACTGGAACCAATGCGATTTTTGTCGTATTCAAGACGCCTGAAGAAGGCATCGGCATCCCGGTGTCACTTGATGGTTTCAAGGATGGTTTCGACCAACTCCCCTGATAAGGAGTAGTGCATGACCGATGACCACCGCGTCGAACCGCGACACCGCACGCTTAAAGGCGGGCGCATCGCCATCAATGACGGCTTCTCCACCTTTCAATGCATGATCAAGAATCTGTCCGAGACCGGCGCTCGCCTTAAACTGGCGAGCGTGGTCGGCATTCCCGACAGTTTTCAATTGGTGATGGATGACGGGCGCAAGTTTGATTGCGCCGTCGCCTGGCGCACGGCCGATGAAATCGGCGTCAAGTTCACACAGCACTGACAAAAAAGCCGGACAAGTGCAAAGCACCAGTCCGGCAAGTCATCAGGAAACGGGACCGGCGGCAAAACCGGCCCGAAGGATGGCACGAGCGCTCGTAAAAGTGTCCGTACCAACAAGGTGGCGCCAAGCCTATCGGCCAGCGCAAACTGAGGTCACTGCAGATCAGGAGTGCGCGTTACGGGCCCGGGCCGCGTTGAGGGTGGTCGCGCCGCGATGCGGGGTCTGGATGGCCAGCGCCACATCAGCACGCGAAATGCCGAGGTCGGCAAGGCGATCCTGATCGAGATCAAGCAGGGCTTTCAGGGCTACACGACGGGTACGAGCAGCATTTGCCTGTGCAATCCAGCGCGTGAACGCGGCAAGTGGATGAGCGGGCGTGGCGGCCGCAAGTGACCGCTCGCCGGGAAGCGAGATAGCCATGATAGTCTCCGAAAATGTTGTTTTGCCGAGGGAGCCGGCGAGGTTCGCGCGCGGTATGGCAGCGATGGTGCTGGGATAGCGCACTGGACATCCATTCGTCTAACAAATAGATTTCATCCATTCTATCAATTTGAGTGATGGAGACTGTGATGGCGTCGCCGCTCGATCTGGATCAGCTGCAAAGTTTCTGTGCGATTGCCGATTGCGGCAGCTTCACCGAAGCCGCGCGTCGCGTGAACAAGACGCAGTCTGCCGTTTCGATGCAGATCAAACGGCTTGAGGAACGGCTGGGCCAGTCGCTCCTCACCCGCGATGGCCGTAGCGTGGCGCTGACGCTGCATGGCGAGGCGCTTTATGTGCGGGCGCGCAAAATGCTGCGGACCAACGCTGAGATCCTCGATCATTTCTCCGATGGCGACCTGGCGGGCTCCATTCGCTTTGGCGTGCCGGACGATTATGCGGTGCGTCTGCTGCCCGTTATTCTTTCCAGCTTCCAGCGCACCCATCCCAAAATCGCCGTAGATGTGGCCTGCATGGCGTCGG from Devosia sp. 2618 carries:
- the coxB gene encoding cytochrome c oxidase subunit II; translated protein: MTGQFLRKMGAISAAAMALAPALASAQDEFGGASPGHPVAGQYHLQPSVTPIMDSIVAFHDGILMWTITFIVVLVLVLLMWIVYRYNAKRNPVPAGFTHNTMVEIVWTVLPIVMLIIIAIPSFGVLSDQLTTPDGERKYLGSNIFSFGELEVPAPELTIKATGQQWYWDYEYVDDDLALTQIMLNEEDRTSKKPGQPRLLAVDNELVVPVDTTVRVQVTADPMGVIHAFAVPSFGIKIDAVPGRLNETWFNSRETGIFYGQCSELCGKDHAFMPIAVRVVTKEQYATFIAAFKAGDYNAANATLAAVQ
- a CDS encoding invasion associated locus B family protein is translated as MSIVKRSVAGLGLAFIAAAAVSAPSFGQGVVRAQYGDWQMSCDTPPGASAEQCAIIQNVMAEDQPNVGLSVIVLRTADREARLLRVLAPLGVLLPNGLGLNVDGKDMGRVAFVRCLPNGCVAEVVLDDSLIETLSTGTNAIFVVFKTPEEGIGIPVSLDGFKDGFDQLP
- a CDS encoding PilZ domain-containing protein, whose translation is MTDDHRVEPRHRTLKGGRIAINDGFSTFQCMIKNLSETGARLKLASVVGIPDSFQLVMDDGRKFDCAVAWRTADEIGVKFTQH